DNA sequence from the Lysinibacillus sp. OF-1 genome:
TATGAATTTCCTCCAAGCATGCTTCAAATTGAGCGAGTGGAATGGCATATTCACTTTCTTGGAACTTCACACTACGAGGAGAAGGATAAATTTCATAGCTTATGCCCACTTTTTCACTTTTCACCACATTTGCGGCTGCTATTTTACTCATAGCACCACTTAACGCTGGTTTCCACTTACAAAGTTCTGACATGGCAAAGAAAGCACCATTTTCTACAATTTGAAGCTTTAACGTTTCTATTTTTTTATTCCATTCACTTTGATAGATGGGTGCTACAGCATTCATCCGTTTTACTTGAATCGTCTCACTGCCAGGGAAATAAAACCATTCCACATGGCGATGTTGGCGAATATCCTCTGCGAATAGTGTGAGACCATTGCTCAAAGTTTCTCTTGCCCCAACATAATGCAAGCTATAAAGTGGCATGACTTTGATCGTTACTTTGACAAGGACACCAAGCATACCGAGCGATACATGTAGTGCTTCAGATAAATCGTCCATTCCCCTCCTGTGCTCCTGATATGTGCCAGTGCCATCTACAAACCCCCATGTCATGACAGCAGACGACAGAGAACCAAGTGTAATCCCTGTACCATGTGTACCCGTTGATACTGCTCCTGCAATCGTTTGCTCCTGAATATCCCCCATATTGATTAAAGCAAAGCCGTGCTTCTCCAGCATTGGTCCAATTTCATATAGGTAGGTACCAGCCCATAATGTTGCCTCCTGCTTTTCCTCATTCACAGCGATTAATCCACGCATATTATGTAAGGAAATAGCGATATGCTCTGGCATAGCCACAGCGCTAAAAGAGTGAGCTGCCCCTGTGACCCGAATCGTTTTTCCCGTTTCACGTGCATGCTTGACAATGGTTGAAACTTCTTCAACCGATTGTGGTAAGTACATTTCACTCGGATAAGAAATAACATTCCCCGCCCAATTTGTCCACTTTTCACCATTACGCCATTTTTCTATAGAAAACATTGTCCATCCCCCCTATATGTTGTGTAAGGCCCCATATACTTGTCCTCTCGAATCCCATGGAGTACTTGAAAACGCTCACAAAGCTCCCCCGCTTTTGCATGTCTAAAATAGATCGTATCACCAATATTAATATGTTTTCCTTTGACCTTTATAGGCGTTTGTACTTCTCCTGCTCCTTCTAAGCTAAGGTATGCAAAATTGCTAGGTTCATAGAATACAGGTAAGCGATCCAATCCAATTGCTC
Encoded proteins:
- a CDS encoding D-arabinono-1,4-lactone oxidase, whose translation is MFSIEKWRNGEKWTNWAGNVISYPSEMYLPQSVEEVSTIVKHARETGKTIRVTGAAHSFSAVAMPEHIAISLHNMRGLIAVNEEKQEATLWAGTYLYEIGPMLEKHGFALINMGDIQEQTIAGAVSTGTHGTGITLGSLSSAVMTWGFVDGTGTYQEHRRGMDDLSEALHVSLGMLGVLVKVTIKVMPLYSLHYVGARETLSNGLTLFAEDIRQHRHVEWFYFPGSETIQVKRMNAVAPIYQSEWNKKIETLKLQIVENGAFFAMSELCKWKPALSGAMSKIAAANVVKSEKVGISYEIYPSPRSVKFQESEYAIPLAQFEACLEEIHTTFKKGIFNVHFPLECRTTAGEAGFLSPTQGRESAFIAFHMYKGMSEEPYFKWVHTLMQKYDGRPHWGKQHHLTAQTVYELYPEIEKFLKIRHQYDPDQVFFTGYLKKLFLL